Genomic window (Streptomyces cadmiisoli):
GCGTGGACGGCCAGCGAGGTCCCGGGGCGCAGAAACGCCCAGATGCGGTCCTCGACGACCGGTATCCCCAGGTCGGCGGCGGTGTCGGCGAGAAGGCGCCCGCGGTCCTCGCTCATGGTGAGCGACGTCGGGTTGTGCAGGGTGGGCTGGACGTACAGGGCGGACAGGGGAGCGGCGCGGTGGGCGGCGGCCAGGGCGTCCGGGCGCAGCCCGTCCTCGTCGGTGGCGAGCGGCACGAGCGTGAGGGCGAGCCGCGCGGCGATCTCCTTGACGAGCGGATAGGTCAGCTCCTCGACACCGACCCGGCCGCCGGGCCGGACCAGGGAGGCGAGCGCGGCGCAGATCGCCTGGCGGGCGTTGCCCGTGAACAGCAGCCGCGCGGGGTCGGGGCAGTCCAGGAGGGCGGCGGCCGCGGCGCGGGCGGGGGCGGTGCCGGTGGCGGCTGCCGGACGCAGTGCCTCGGCCAGGACGTCGGGGCGCAGCAGCGGGGCGAGGACGGGCGCGAGGAGCGCGGCCTGGCCGGGAACGGACGGGTAGTTGAGTTCCAGGTTGACGGGCGGCCCGGTGACGGGCTCGGCGAGGGCCCGGCCGCCGCTGACCGGCGGGGCGGCCCGGACGAAGGTGCCGCGTCCGACCTCGCCCACCACCAGTCCCCGGCGGACGAGTTCGCCGTACACCCGTCCCGCGGTGGACGGGGCGATGCCGCGCCGTCGCGCGAACGCCCGCTGCGGGGGCAGCCGTTGTCCGGGGCGCAGCCGTCCGGCCGCGATGTCGTCGGCGATGCGGTCGGCCAGGGCCAGATAGTCGGTGTCCACGCGCGCCTCCTGTCCGCTGCCCCGGATTGCACCGAGGGCAAAGATCTTATTGCACCGAGGAGTTGGGGCGGCCTAGGGTCGAGCGCATGGCACCCTTCCTTGCATACGAGGACAAAGGCCCCCATTCCTCACGGCTACCGCTCGTCCTCGTCCACGGCCACCCCTTCGACCGCACCATGTGGGCCCCGCAGATCGAGGCGTTCGCCCCGGACCGCCGGGTCGTCGCCCCCGATCTGCGCGGCTACGGCGCCTCACCGGTGACGCCCGGCGTCACGCTCCTGTCGCGGTTCGCCCGGGACATCGCCGAACTGCTGGACGAGCTGGCGGTGCCCTCCTGCGTCCTGGCCGGCCTGTCGATGGGCGGCCAGATCGCCATGGAGTGCTACCGCCAGTGGGGCCCGGATCGGATCCGGGGCCTGGTGCTGGCGGACACCTTCGCGGCGGCCGAGACCCCGGACGGCAGACGCGCCCGCAACACCATGGCGGACCGCCTCCTGCGCGAGGGCATGCGCGGCTACGCCGACGAGGTCCTGGGAAAGATGGTCGGCCCCTCCGCTTCCGCCGAGGTCGCGGCGCATGTGCACCGCATGATGACCGCCACCTCGCCCGAAGGGGCGGCGGCGGCCCTGCGCGGTCGCGCCGAGCGCCCCGACTACCGCGATCTGCTGACCCGGGTCGCGGTCCCGGCGCTGGTGGTCGTCGGCGCCGACGACGAGTACACCCCGGTCTCCGACGCCCGCGCGCTGCACGCCGCCCTCCCCGACGCCACCCTCCAGGTGATCGACTCCGCGGCCCACCTGCCCAACCTGGAGCGCCCGGACCGGTTCAACGCCGCTCTCGCCGCGTTCCTGACCCGCGTCGACGCGTAGCGGCCGCGCCCCCCACGGCACGAGGTCGGCGGCACCCGCCCGCCGCCACTCGCTTCACCAGCGGAAATGACCGGCCGTGACCATAATGGGCCATGCCCCGCGAGTTCCCCGTCGGCCTCACGCCCCCCGACTGGCTGGTCCGGAACCTCCAACCCCAGAAGGCGCCCGTCAACCAGCCCGCCATGGTCCGCGCCGCCGTCGCGATGACCCTGCCGCTGGCCGTCGGGCTCGTGGCCGGACGCCCCGAGTACGGCGCGCTCGCCTCCATGGGCGCGCTGTCCGGCGTCATCGGCGACACCGCGGACGCCTACCGCATGCGGATCCTCAACATCGCCGTACCGCAGTTCTTCGGCG
Coding sequences:
- a CDS encoding PLP-dependent aminotransferase family protein codes for the protein MDTDYLALADRIADDIAAGRLRPGQRLPPQRAFARRRGIAPSTAGRVYGELVRRGLVVGEVGRGTFVRAAPPVSGGRALAEPVTGPPVNLELNYPSVPGQAALLAPVLAPLLRPDVLAEALRPAAATGTAPARAAAAALLDCPDPARLLFTGNARQAICAALASLVRPGGRVGVEELTYPLVKEIAARLALTLVPLATDEDGLRPDALAAAHRAAPLSALYVQPTLHNPTSLTMSEDRGRLLADTAADLGIPVVEDRIWAFLRPGTSLAVHAPHLSHVVDGLSKRVAPGLTVGFLAVPPHRVEAVADAVRGGGWGASRFALEAAVRWIEDGTVERLVTAKRADAGRRQRLVRRHLRDFTVRTDPHAYHAWWELPRPWRADTFTAAAAAHGVAVTPGPAFAVDASRTPDAVRLGLASVPEAELDRALKTLADVARQGRSGR
- a CDS encoding alpha/beta fold hydrolase — encoded protein: MAPFLAYEDKGPHSSRLPLVLVHGHPFDRTMWAPQIEAFAPDRRVVAPDLRGYGASPVTPGVTLLSRFARDIAELLDELAVPSCVLAGLSMGGQIAMECYRQWGPDRIRGLVLADTFAAAETPDGRRARNTMADRLLREGMRGYADEVLGKMVGPSASAEVAAHVHRMMTATSPEGAAAALRGRAERPDYRDLLTRVAVPALVVVGADDEYTPVSDARALHAALPDATLQVIDSAAHLPNLERPDRFNAALAAFLTRVDA